From the genome of Candidatus Promineifilum breve, one region includes:
- a CDS encoding SufE family protein yields MTQLPERLQEIIDDFAALEGQEKLEYLMELSEQLPPLPEWLAARRDEMDMVHECMTTVFVHATRDDDGRLTFYLDVPPESPTVRGYASILQQGLEGVTLPELLAVPTEFYLGLGLQQVLSGQRLTGIGAILAHIKRVGAGA; encoded by the coding sequence ATGACCCAACTACCGGAACGACTACAAGAGATCATCGACGACTTTGCCGCGCTGGAGGGGCAGGAGAAGCTGGAGTACCTGATGGAACTCTCCGAGCAACTGCCGCCGCTGCCCGAATGGCTGGCCGCCCGGCGCGACGAGATGGACATGGTGCATGAATGCATGACCACCGTCTTCGTCCACGCCACCAGGGACGACGACGGCCGCCTGACCTTCTACCTCGACGTGCCGCCCGAGTCGCCCACCGTGCGCGGCTACGCGTCCATCCTGCAACAGGGGCTGGAGGGCGTCACCCTGCCCGAATTGCTGGCCGTGCCGACGGAGTTCTACCTGGGGCTGGGGCTGCAACAGGTGCTCAGCGGCCAGCGCCTGACCGGCATTGGGGCGATATTGGCGCATATTAAGCGGGTGGGGGCGGGGGCCTAA
- a CDS encoding RNA polymerase sigma factor, with product MNEQPLLTWLDTPATHGDAPDGDAALIGRCLAGEQAAYGELYDLYGGVIYRLAYSLLGDREDAEEVLQDSFEYAFRRLDHFDARKSAFKTWLYRIAVSRCRNKRRRKWLPSLSLSAFDDREPRDPAAAPPDETAALNEQQRAVWAAVGRLSPKLREVAVLRYYGGLQYGEIGAALDIPAKTAESRMRLAHQALREWLSEVV from the coding sequence ATGAACGAACAACCGCTATTGACCTGGCTGGACACCCCGGCCACCCACGGCGACGCGCCGGATGGCGACGCGGCGCTGATCGGCCGCTGCCTGGCCGGCGAGCAGGCCGCCTATGGCGAGCTGTACGACCTGTACGGCGGCGTCATCTACCGCCTGGCCTATAGCCTGTTGGGCGACCGCGAAGACGCCGAAGAGGTCTTGCAGGACAGCTTCGAGTACGCCTTCCGCCGGCTGGATCATTTCGATGCGCGCAAGTCGGCTTTCAAGACGTGGCTCTATCGCATCGCCGTGAGCCGCTGCCGCAACAAGCGGCGGCGCAAGTGGCTGCCGTCGCTGTCGCTCAGCGCCTTCGACGACCGCGAGCCGCGCGACCCGGCCGCCGCCCCGCCCGACGAGACGGCCGCGCTGAATGAGCAGCAGCGGGCGGTGTGGGCGGCCGTCGGCCGCCTGTCGCCCAAGCTGCGCGAGGTGGCCGTGCTGCGCTACTACGGCGGGCTGCAATATGGCGAGATCGGCGCGGCGCTCGACATCCCGGCCAAGACGGCCGAGTCGCGCATGCGGTTGGCGCATCAGGCGTTGCGGGAGTGGTTGAGCGAGGTCGTGTAA
- a CDS encoding anti-sigma factor family protein, with the protein MDTEHTLSLITDYALGLLAAEERRRVEAHARLCPACRAALQREQRVGALLRDAARAVTPPPGRLAALRPARPAPRPRFAPLSARLAPLTLAVGMVVMGLLVASGRLPNAPTVFATAETPTLTATHTHTPTATLAAVVTTPAPQTTPKP; encoded by the coding sequence ATGGACACCGAACATACCCTATCCCTGATTACCGACTATGCCCTGGGGCTGCTGGCGGCCGAGGAGCGCCGCCGGGTGGAGGCCCATGCCCGGCTATGCCCGGCTTGCCGCGCCGCGCTGCAACGGGAGCAGCGCGTGGGGGCCTTGCTGCGCGATGCGGCGCGGGCCGTCACGCCGCCGCCCGGCCGGTTGGCGGCGTTGCGCCCGGCCCGGCCCGCGCCGCGCCCCCGCTTCGCGCCGCTGTCGGCCCGGCTGGCCCCGCTGACGCTGGCCGTGGGCATGGTGGTCATGGGGCTGCTGGTCGCCTCGGGCCGGCTGCCCAATGCGCCAACCGTCTTCGCCACGGCCGAGACGCCGACGCTGACCGCCACCCATACTCATACACCGACGGCGACGCTGGCCGCGGTTGTGACCACACCCGCGCCACAAACGACACCGAAACCATGA
- a CDS encoding flippase activity-associated protein Agl23, producing the protein MTELTTPPAPESKTPDWLSRPLVAALSIDWEKAIYLAFMLIAIVTRFYGLGDRVVSHDESLHTQYSYQFYHGDGYVHSPLMHGPTLFHATALSYWLFGDSDFASRVPNAILGVILVLIPYFLRPWLGRRGALFASFMFLISPYITYYSRYIRHDIYLIVFAFIVFIATWRYIRERHNKYLWWFTIGLVLMFATMEASFIYVAIFGSFLVVRLLALLPGAPWLRELWPRLRMPLLIAVAGVVLVGVGVGAHRLLPDSAADAATATATSEGFAADPNATTTTSAAPASSTDALTRWVEIAGIVVFGLGLFLVVRAMRPHIDGYPEFDLIILYVTLVLPLASPLLVRVAGYNPVDYSINTCVLDGQETMNAVAVFTARLGNPTCISAFLSSAAMKPVAFLLAALLVSVLVGLWWDRRRWPPLALAYTVVFLFFFTAIFTNLNGWRTGAIGSLGYWLEQHGVQRGSQPPFYYLFVTPLYEFLPLIFALAGMVLWTQQRRINGVVWYWALFGLLAALAYSLANWYFNRDLAEEASRLPGLLAAGIILAGAAAYWFAVRRGQIVRRLELERGLRDLVDLPAFVGFVPALIWWTLLVWPAYSIAGEKMPWLSVHITTPMILLAGWYMGQRVESVASRELLSRRALVAVGLSALLIIVSAIALGPLLLGQIRLGSQEVELLKNVGRFLGGLLLAAGVAYLWWRVTRPLERHVRGVARTLAVFAVLAGLTIRFTFMSSFVNYDYTNEFMVYAHGAPATKSVVLAQLEELSMRLYGDKSIKVAYDSDVSWPMTWYLREYPNRVFFGDNPSQTLNDAPVVIVGNKNWTAADPYLANNYTANEYTFLWWPVEDYRRISWDAVFGLGQAPDQPRRGLLSADVRQALWDIFFHRDYQKYGEVFGGTYTAGEWPLRHDLRLYVRNDVVGNLWDYGVGGTSVALVDPYEAGQLAPSANVILNAAGIAGPGAGALSSPRNVAAGPDGLIYVADAGNHRIQVFDRDGTFVRGWGGFGAAPGQFNEPWGLAVGEEFVYVADTWNHRIQKFSLDGQLLGTFGASGSPAADDPTGGLGLFFGPRDVLLLADGRLLVTDTGNHRLQLLDADGTFLSVIGGFGNELGQFNEPVGLAAAPDGTVYVADTWNGRIQRFSPELFAVGEWPVEAWDSQSINNKPYLATDSEGRVYVSDPEGYRVLIFSPTGAYLNRFGQFGSDPAGLGLPNGLAVAADDTLWVADAGNHRVIGYPALFGGE; encoded by the coding sequence ATGACCGAACTGACCACACCGCCCGCGCCGGAGAGCAAGACACCCGACTGGCTGTCCCGGCCGCTCGTCGCCGCCCTCAGCATCGACTGGGAGAAGGCCATCTACCTGGCCTTCATGCTCATCGCCATCGTCACCCGCTTCTACGGCCTGGGCGACCGCGTGGTGAGCCACGACGAAAGCCTGCACACCCAATACTCCTACCAGTTCTACCACGGCGACGGCTACGTCCATTCGCCGCTGATGCACGGGCCGACCCTGTTCCATGCCACGGCCCTGTCCTACTGGCTGTTCGGCGACAGCGATTTCGCCTCGCGCGTGCCCAATGCCATCTTGGGCGTCATCCTGGTGCTCATCCCCTACTTTTTGCGGCCGTGGCTGGGACGGCGCGGGGCGCTGTTCGCCTCGTTCATGTTCCTCATCTCGCCCTACATCACCTACTACTCGCGCTACATCCGCCACGACATCTATCTCATCGTCTTCGCTTTCATCGTCTTCATCGCCACCTGGCGCTATATCCGCGAGCGGCACAACAAATACCTGTGGTGGTTCACCATCGGCCTGGTGCTCATGTTCGCCACGATGGAGGCGTCGTTTATCTACGTCGCCATCTTCGGCAGCTTCCTGGTGGTGCGGCTGCTGGCCCTGCTGCCCGGCGCGCCGTGGCTGCGCGAATTGTGGCCGCGCCTGCGGATGCCGCTGCTGATCGCCGTGGCCGGGGTGGTCCTCGTCGGCGTCGGCGTTGGCGCCCATCGCCTGCTGCCCGACAGCGCGGCCGACGCCGCCACGGCCACGGCCACCAGCGAAGGCTTCGCCGCCGACCCCAACGCCACGACCACGACCAGCGCCGCCCCGGCCTCCTCCACCGACGCCCTGACGCGCTGGGTGGAGATCGCCGGCATCGTCGTCTTCGGCCTGGGCCTGTTCCTCGTCGTGCGGGCCATGCGCCCCCACATCGACGGCTACCCCGAGTTCGACCTCATTATTCTCTACGTGACGCTCGTCTTGCCGCTGGCCTCGCCGCTGCTGGTGCGCGTCGCCGGCTACAACCCGGTCGATTACAGCATCAATACCTGCGTGCTCGATGGGCAGGAGACCATGAACGCCGTGGCGGTGTTCACCGCGCGCCTCGGCAACCCCACCTGCATCAGCGCCTTCCTCAGCTCGGCGGCCATGAAGCCGGTGGCCTTCCTGCTGGCCGCGCTGCTGGTCAGCGTCCTCGTTGGCCTGTGGTGGGATCGTCGCCGCTGGCCGCCGCTGGCCCTGGCCTATACCGTCGTCTTCCTGTTCTTCTTCACGGCCATCTTCACCAATCTCAACGGCTGGCGCACCGGGGCCATCGGCTCGCTGGGCTACTGGCTGGAGCAACACGGCGTGCAGCGCGGCAGCCAGCCGCCGTTCTACTACCTGTTCGTCACGCCCCTCTACGAATTCCTGCCGCTCATCTTCGCCCTGGCCGGCATGGTGCTATGGACGCAACAGCGGCGCATCAACGGCGTCGTCTGGTATTGGGCACTCTTTGGCCTGCTGGCCGCCCTGGCCTATAGTCTGGCGAACTGGTATTTCAACCGCGACCTGGCCGAAGAGGCGAGCCGCCTGCCCGGCCTATTGGCGGCGGGGATCATTCTGGCCGGCGCGGCGGCCTACTGGTTCGCCGTGCGCCGCGGGCAGATCGTCCGGCGGCTGGAGTTGGAGCGCGGCCTGCGCGATCTGGTCGATCTGCCGGCCTTCGTCGGCTTCGTGCCCGCGCTCATCTGGTGGACGCTGCTGGTGTGGCCGGCCTATAGCATCGCCGGCGAAAAGATGCCCTGGCTCAGCGTCCACATCACCACGCCGATGATCCTGCTGGCCGGCTGGTACATGGGCCAGCGGGTCGAGTCGGTCGCCTCGCGTGAATTACTGTCGCGGCGGGCGCTGGTCGCCGTGGGGCTGTCGGCGCTGCTCATCATCGTCAGCGCCATCGCCCTCGGCCCGCTGCTGCTGGGCCAAATCCGCCTCGGCAGCCAGGAAGTGGAGCTATTGAAGAACGTCGGCCGCTTCCTGGGCGGGCTGCTGCTGGCGGCGGGCGTGGCCTATCTGTGGTGGCGGGTCACCCGGCCGCTGGAGCGCCACGTACGCGGCGTGGCGCGCACCCTGGCCGTCTTCGCCGTGCTGGCCGGCCTCACCATCCGCTTCACCTTCATGTCCAGTTTCGTCAACTACGACTACACCAACGAGTTCATGGTCTACGCCCACGGCGCGCCGGCCACCAAGAGCGTGGTGCTGGCCCAACTGGAGGAGCTATCGATGCGCCTCTATGGCGACAAGAGCATCAAGGTCGCCTACGACAGCGACGTCTCCTGGCCCATGACCTGGTATCTGCGCGAATACCCCAACCGCGTTTTCTTCGGCGACAATCCCTCGCAGACGCTCAACGACGCGCCGGTGGTCATTGTCGGCAACAAGAACTGGACCGCGGCCGATCCCTATCTGGCCAACAACTACACCGCCAACGAATACACCTTCCTGTGGTGGCCGGTGGAGGATTACCGCCGCATCTCCTGGGACGCCGTCTTTGGCCTGGGCCAGGCCCCCGACCAGCCGCGGCGCGGCCTGCTGAGCGCCGACGTGCGCCAGGCCCTCTGGGACATCTTCTTCCACCGCGACTATCAGAAGTACGGCGAGGTCTTCGGCGGCACCTACACCGCCGGCGAGTGGCCGCTGCGCCATGACCTGCGCCTCTACGTGCGCAACGACGTGGTGGGCAATCTGTGGGATTACGGCGTGGGCGGCACGAGCGTGGCCCTGGTCGATCCCTATGAGGCCGGGCAACTGGCCCCGTCGGCCAACGTCATCCTCAACGCCGCGGGCATTGCCGGGCCGGGCGCGGGCGCGCTGTCCAGCCCGCGCAACGTGGCCGCCGGGCCGGACGGCCTGATCTACGTGGCCGACGCCGGCAACCACCGCATTCAGGTGTTCGACCGCGATGGGACGTTCGTGCGCGGCTGGGGCGGCTTCGGCGCGGCCCCGGGGCAGTTCAACGAGCCGTGGGGGCTGGCCGTGGGCGAGGAGTTCGTCTACGTGGCCGACACCTGGAACCATCGCATCCAGAAATTCAGCCTCGACGGCCAACTGCTGGGTACGTTCGGGGCCAGCGGCTCGCCGGCGGCCGACGACCCGACCGGCGGGCTGGGCCTCTTCTTCGGCCCGCGCGACGTGCTGCTGCTGGCCGACGGCCGCCTGCTGGTGACCGACACCGGCAACCACCGGCTGCAACTGCTGGACGCCGATGGGACGTTCCTCAGCGTCATCGGCGGGTTCGGCAACGAGTTGGGCCAGTTTAACGAGCCGGTGGGGCTGGCCGCCGCCCCCGACGGCACGGTCTACGTGGCCGACACCTGGAACGGCCGCATCCAGCGCTTCTCGCCGGAACTGTTCGCCGTGGGCGAGTGGCCGGTGGAGGCGTGGGATAGCCAGTCGATCAACAACAAGCCCTATCTGGCGACCGACAGCGAAGGCCGGGTGTACGTCAGCGACCCGGAGGGCTACCGGGTGCTCATCTTCAGCCCGACGGGGGCCTATCTGAACCGCTTCGGCCAGTTCGGCAGCGACCCGGCCGGGCTGGGGCTGCCCAACGGCCTGGCCGTGGCCGCCGACGATACGCTGTGGGTGGCCGACGCCGGCAACCACCGGGTGATTGGCTATCCGGCCCTCTTCGGGGGAGAATAA
- a CDS encoding glycosyltransferase family 39 protein: protein MSMIYEPIPPEPDAADSLPPALPPPPGGVRVYAIPSHLALAPVPAAPSRWAAVTVADGLMVVIGVLAAVLRLGELARLPLSAAEAAAALTNWQAATGAALTAPPASPAYFAFTHLLFSLGGASDAGARLVPALFGLLTVLLPWLLLRGRARPALWLVAGLLLAVSPLLVAVSRTAGGDAIALFALLLLALAGSALVPLPLGEVRRGFLGAEEKDPLPNPLPGGEGTVPLPNPLPGGSALVPLPLGEVRRGFLGAEEKDPLPNPLPRGEGTVPLPVGEVRRGFLGPSAVLAGIALGLGLTSSPLFYTGLVALLPALYWLRGGRLAAAGWRPFVIAAAVTFVAVASGLLLRPEGLGGALRLLPAWLGGFGLPTGGDWASPFLALLRYEPALLILAAPAAVWAWLAGDRAGRALSLWLGATLLLMALQPGMMINGAAAVLPGALLAGHLAADLLGQRAALGGSGRRVAWGTAGALVGLGALALAVVGRFARLNLLSGEDGPLIGLAALAFVLATLAVVLALAWDNTAARRGALAGALALLLFWQWGAAWQLSRLGANDPRERWVTSGTDADARRMTDLLGRVSRQMANSDHDLAVFSLVDSPVVAWYLRDLVGFQSGPTLPANATPDVVIGPAAAEPPLYADYYGADFDLTQTEGVAGGATLNDTLRWLLFRESNAAVDVERVIVWIRSDLGNNN, encoded by the coding sequence ATGAGCATGATCTACGAACCCATTCCACCCGAACCCGACGCGGCCGATTCCCTTCCGCCCGCGCTTCCACCGCCCCCGGGCGGCGTTCGCGTCTATGCCATCCCCAGCCATCTGGCCCTGGCTCCCGTCCCGGCCGCGCCTTCCCGTTGGGCGGCCGTCACCGTGGCCGATGGGCTGATGGTCGTCATCGGCGTATTGGCCGCCGTGTTGCGTCTGGGCGAGCTGGCCCGGCTGCCCCTGTCGGCGGCCGAGGCGGCGGCGGCGCTGACCAACTGGCAGGCGGCGACCGGCGCGGCGCTGACCGCCCCACCCGCCAGCCCGGCCTATTTCGCCTTCACCCACTTACTATTTTCGTTGGGCGGCGCGTCCGACGCCGGGGCGCGGCTCGTCCCGGCCTTGTTCGGGCTGCTGACGGTGCTGCTGCCGTGGCTGCTGCTGCGCGGACGGGCGCGGCCGGCGCTGTGGCTGGTGGCCGGGCTGCTGCTGGCCGTGTCACCGCTGCTGGTGGCCGTCAGTCGCACCGCCGGCGGGGATGCCATCGCTTTGTTTGCGCTGTTGTTGTTGGCATTGGCGGGCAGCGCTCTGGTCCCTCTCCCCTTGGGAGAGGTTAGGAGAGGGTTCTTAGGCGCTGAAGAGAAAGACCCTCTCCCTAACCCTCTCCCGGGGGGAGAGGGGACTGTCCCTCTCCCTAACCCTCTGCCGGGGGGCAGCGCTCTGGTCCCTCTCCCCTTGGGAGAGGTTAGGAGAGGGTTCTTAGGCGCTGAAGAGAAAGACCCTCTCCCTAACCCTCTCCCAAGGGGAGAGGGGACTGTGCCTCTCCCTGTGGGAGAGGTTAGGAGAGGGTTCTTGGGGCCGTCGGCCGTATTGGCCGGAATCGCGTTGGGGCTGGGGCTGACCAGTTCGCCGTTGTTCTATACCGGGCTGGTGGCGCTGCTGCCGGCGCTTTATTGGTTGCGGGGCGGCCGTCTGGCGGCAGCCGGGTGGCGGCCGTTCGTCATCGCCGCGGCGGTCACCTTTGTGGCCGTGGCGTCCGGCCTGCTGCTGCGGCCGGAGGGGCTGGGCGGGGCGTTGCGGCTGTTGCCGGCGTGGCTGGGCGGCTTCGGCCTGCCCACCGGCGGTGACTGGGCTTCCCCCTTCCTGGCCCTGCTGCGCTATGAGCCGGCGCTGCTGATCCTGGCCGCGCCCGCGGCCGTCTGGGCCTGGCTGGCGGGCGACCGGGCGGGCCGGGCGTTGTCTCTTTGGCTAGGGGCGACGCTGCTGCTCATGGCCCTGCAACCGGGGATGATGATCAACGGCGCAGCGGCGGTGTTGCCCGGCGCGCTGCTGGCCGGACACCTGGCGGCCGATCTGCTGGGGCAACGGGCCGCGTTGGGCGGGTCGGGGCGGCGCGTGGCCTGGGGCACGGCCGGGGCGCTGGTGGGGCTGGGGGCGCTGGCCCTGGCCGTCGTCGGCCGCTTCGCCCGGCTCAATTTGCTCAGTGGCGAGGACGGCCCGCTCATCGGGCTGGCGGCACTGGCCTTCGTGCTGGCGACGCTGGCCGTGGTGCTGGCCCTGGCCTGGGACAATACGGCGGCGCGGCGTGGGGCGTTGGCCGGGGCGCTGGCCCTGCTGCTGTTCTGGCAATGGGGCGCGGCCTGGCAATTGAGCCGGCTGGGGGCCAATGACCCGCGCGAACGGTGGGTGACGAGCGGCACCGACGCCGACGCGCGGCGCATGACCGACCTGCTGGGCCGCGTCTCGCGCCAGATGGCCAACTCCGACCATGATCTGGCCGTCTTCAGTCTGGTCGATTCGCCGGTCGTGGCCTGGTATTTGCGCGATCTGGTGGGCTTCCAGAGCGGCCCGACGCTGCCGGCCAACGCCACGCCCGACGTGGTGATCGGCCCGGCGGCGGCCGAGCCACCGCTCTATGCCGACTATTACGGCGCGGATTTCGACCTGACGCAGACCGAGGGTGTGGCCGGCGGGGCGACACTCAATGATACGTTGCGCTGGCTGCTCTTCCGCGAGTCGAACGCTGCGGTGGATGTGGAGCGGGTTATTGTGTGGATTCGATCCGATTTGGGGAATAATAATTAG
- a CDS encoding winged helix-turn-helix domain-containing protein, producing the protein MYGNPFSTFLSSGVFLPTGREEILAEMAQVITLPQPDDREIHGLPGMGKSSLLRYVNSPDFIRDQTPNFMGKFAGQSYRLFIVYVAGWIESIHPYVLLYREFFRAYQSYYDRMLAEHPAIVLPSPPVGEIDDLDGPNAFSRLEPYLRRLTLAGIRPVILFDEFDDDLAYKRLDADETARLSSWKGYCSLIFATDRRLEDVNTDAKGSPLYKRLTQIAFRELLPDEAREFLAQILAREERTLPDEDIDCLVELAGGFPYLLILAGRALWDLRRRVGLNPQADETATPLPDTVKPYLHERLSGEFQREFDQYLKDRPADHLRVLFELSREGTLSFDPATMTRQSFRLMGLEEYGLVDIDAEGRMRLFSPLFREFLIARAQQPAAPAAVMAAAENEPKNLTELQANLYSVFRNKPDEVLTFEELGRKVWGWAADRQSEATGDEVRKIRIAVSKLRRQLEESATGERITNMRGWGYRFESAR; encoded by the coding sequence ATGTACGGTAATCCTTTTTCAACTTTCCTCTCATCCGGCGTCTTCCTGCCCACCGGGCGGGAGGAAATCTTGGCCGAAATGGCCCAGGTGATCACCCTGCCGCAGCCCGACGACCGTGAGATTCACGGCCTGCCGGGCATGGGCAAGTCGAGCTTGTTGCGTTATGTCAACTCGCCCGACTTCATCCGCGATCAGACGCCCAACTTTATGGGCAAATTCGCCGGCCAGTCCTATCGTTTGTTCATCGTCTACGTCGCCGGCTGGATTGAGAGCATTCATCCCTACGTCCTACTCTACCGTGAATTTTTCCGCGCCTATCAGAGCTATTACGACCGGATGCTGGCCGAGCACCCGGCCATCGTGCTGCCCTCGCCGCCTGTGGGCGAAATTGACGATCTGGACGGCCCCAACGCCTTTTCGCGGCTGGAGCCTTATCTGCGCCGCCTGACGCTGGCCGGCATTCGCCCGGTCATCCTCTTCGACGAATTCGACGATGATCTGGCCTATAAGCGACTGGATGCCGATGAGACCGCCCGGCTCAGTTCGTGGAAAGGGTATTGCTCGCTCATCTTCGCCACCGATCGGCGGCTGGAGGACGTGAATACCGACGCCAAAGGCTCGCCACTCTATAAGCGGCTGACCCAAATCGCCTTTCGCGAACTGCTGCCCGATGAAGCGCGGGAGTTTTTGGCGCAGATCTTGGCGCGGGAAGAACGCACCCTGCCCGATGAGGATATCGATTGCCTGGTGGAACTGGCCGGCGGCTTCCCCTATCTGTTGATCCTGGCCGGGCGGGCGTTGTGGGACTTGCGCCGCCGCGTGGGGCTGAACCCCCAGGCCGACGAGACGGCCACGCCCTTGCCCGACACGGTGAAGCCCTATCTCCACGAGCGCCTGTCGGGCGAGTTTCAACGGGAGTTCGACCAATATCTGAAAGACCGCCCGGCCGACCATCTGCGGGTGTTGTTCGAGCTGTCGCGGGAAGGGACGCTGTCGTTCGATCCGGCGACGATGACCCGCCAGAGCTTCCGACTGATGGGGCTGGAGGAATACGGGCTGGTCGACATCGACGCCGAGGGGCGGATGCGGCTGTTCTCGCCGCTGTTCCGCGAGTTTCTCATCGCCCGCGCCCAACAACCGGCCGCGCCGGCGGCGGTGATGGCCGCGGCCGAGAACGAGCCGAAGAACCTGACCGAGTTGCAGGCCAACCTCTACAGCGTCTTCCGCAACAAGCCGGATGAGGTGTTGACGTTCGAGGAGTTGGGGCGCAAGGTGTGGGGCTGGGCGGCCGACCGCCAGAGCGAAGCGACGGGCGATGAGGTGCGCAAGATCCGCATCGCCGTTTCCAAGCTACGGCGGCAGTTGGAAGAATCGGCCACGGGCGAGCGGATTACGAATATGCGGGGGTGGGGTTATCGGTTTGAGTCGGCGCGGTGA